One window from the genome of Chloroflexota bacterium encodes:
- a CDS encoding acyl carrier protein: MTIFERVKKIIVEQLGVPEEKVVPEARFREDLGADSLDLVELIMAFEDEFGGRISDEDARKIQTVGDAVAFLEQHGAQ; the protein is encoded by the coding sequence ATGACTATTTTTGAGCGAGTCAAGAAGATCATCGTGGAGCAACTGGGAGTCCCGGAGGAGAAGGTCGTACCGGAGGCCCGTTTCCGAGAAGACCTTGGCGCTGATTCGTTGGACCTCGTGGAACTGATCATGGCCTTTGAGGACGAGTTTGGCGGGCGAATCTCCGACGAGGATGCCCGCAAAATCCAGACGGTGGGCGACGCGGTGGCGTTCCTGGAGCAACACGGCGCCCAGTAG